Genomic segment of Pseudomonadota bacterium:
AGATGGCGCTAGGTGAATCATCATTCGGAAGAACAACCGTTATTCCGTAGCGCACATAGGTTAGGATCGAGACTATAAAGTGGTACGCCATCGGAAGCACCCACAGCACCTTATCCCCGGCGTTTAACTGCTGTCCCGCTCTGGCAGCTTCGGAGCGTTCAAAAACTGAAGCGTGCGAGAGAACTACCCCCTTTGATGTTCCGGTCGTTCCGGAGGTAAACCGTATTACGGCGGCATTTGGCACACCACACGCTACCCGTAGTTGCTGCTCTTTTGGGCGCATGGCGATCTGAAAGCGACCCTCTGATCGCAGCTGCACATTTTTAAGCGTATGTTGCAGGGAGCCGTCATGCAGGATGCCGGCCATTGGAACTAGTTCAAGGATTCTGCACAGCTCCTGCTCCTTAAGGTTATGCGAAATAGGCATAACAACTGCACCACAGGCGAGTCCTGCAAAAAGCCCCACGATAAAATCTGGGCCGTTCTGAGCTATCAGGCCAAGCCCCATGCCGGGGCGTATTCCAGCCTTAAAGAGCGCGGCTTTTAGTAGCTCCGCTTGAAAGTGCAGCTCTTCAAAGGAGAGCCTGCCAGAAGGCGAAATAATGGCAGGCGAGGTAGGCCATAGATCAGCCGCGCGTGTAAGGAATGAAAAGGCGTTCATGGTGCATGTACTATAACTTTGAGCTGCTGAAAGTTAAAGGCCTTAAGGGGTTTGCTTCTCCGATCTGATCGAAACCGCCGAGGTATAGCTCTCTAAGTTTCCCTCCGGAGTACGAAGATTTATCTTAAACTGCACGATAGCTGGTGGACTAACCGTTTTGCCCTCGCTCCACTCGGCGCTCCACTCCTCGGTCTTTTTATCGAAATATTGGAACTCAAGTGAGACAAGGTTCTTGGTGATCGGAAAATGAATAGCGTTAGCACAGGCACGCTGCACGTTTTTCCCGTATGGGACTTCATCTCGCACCAGGAGGAGGGTTGGATTTTTCTCACCTTTTTGATCCGGATCAGGTTCAACCCTGTAGGTAATCTGAACTACTCCGGAGTGCGTGCCGCCGTCTGGAATATACTGCCCACCCTCTTTAGCGAGAAAGGTCAGGCTAGCGCCACCGCCCTGAGCACCTCCGGCGGAGCCCTGCTCGCCCTTAAACACCTGCCGTACAGCAGCTCCTGCTCCCGACCCGCCTGGCGGTTGTGTTGAGAGCGCACCTGCCGAATCACACGCGGGTAAAAGACCCCCATCGATAGTTGCAAGCTGCAGCTCACGCGAGATGCGGGTCAGTACGGAGTTGGCGATAAACATGCCCTCACGTTTATCGTCTATCGCCGTTTTTGCCTGAACGATCCCAACCAGGATGCGATAGTTAAGTGACATCATAATGGCCAAGATACTAATGGCCAAGATAACCTCAAGTAACGTAAGGCCTGACTGGCTAGAGGAGCGCGGGCGCTTTCTTATAGGTTGTTCGGGTAAATAAGACACTAGGCGTCCTCTTTTGGGCCGCTTGCCATAAGATAATCGATCTTAAAGGAGTCCTGAGGGGAGTCACTCCAGGAGATCGTCAGGATAACCTTACGCATCGCCGGATTTTCGATATTTTCAAGGGGCAGATCCCAATCAACGAACTGTAGTGAGATGCGTAGATTATCTAGTTCTTGCTGATCATCCGCGGCGCTTGGCGCAGGAGCCCCAAGCGTTTGCAATACAGCAGATAGCGGTTCGTTATTCTGATCGCTTATCTGGAGCTTGTCAGCATTTGCTTCAATGGAGGCCATAATACGACGCGCGGCGAGCATGGCCTGTTGTGCACTACGATCGCGCAAGGTGCGTTGAACAGCGGCGCTCTGCAGCCCAATCAGGAGCCCCGCTGCGATAGCCAGCAACGAGAGCGCGATGATTATCTCTACAAAGGTAAAGCCCCGCTGGTGGTTCCCTCGCCGCACTAGTTTTTCTCCTTCTTTCCAAGGGTGTACTGAAACTCCTTATATTCTGGAAACACCTCAGCCAGTCCGGTCCAGGGATTAATAAGGATCGTAAATGGCTGACCCTCACTCATGCGCAGATGAATAACGCCGAACTCCGAGGCTCCGCGCGGAGAGAAGAGCAGGAATGGATTGTCGTGTTTCTCATCCTTAATAGCTTTGCCACGTGGAGTAACTATATCTTCAAAGTACATCTGCCCAGGTAATTGAATCAGCTCAGCTAATGATGGAAAAGATGGGGGTGGGATCATGGTTGAGTCGCTATTTATACTTGGACTCAAGATTGAAGCGAGCTCAAGCGCCAGGGGAGGGAGGTTCTGGCCGCTAGCGCTCGGAGAGATCAGATCGTCCGGGCGCAGCACCCCGATTCTATACGCACGTTTCTCTAGGTCAAACTCCATACGGTAAAAGGATTGATCCATGACCGCCTGATTGTTGAGAAATACGATAGTATCGGTCAACTTGCGAAAGGCTGAACGTTCGCGCCAGAAATCAATTACGCCGAGACGCATCGACACCAGGCCCAGAGCAAGCCCCATAATGACGATAACCATTATCAGCTCCGCTAACGTAAAGCCGCTCTGACTCTTTCTATCTCTGGTATACCTAGCCATTACTATGGGCCGGTGACGAGGATATCCGCATCGGCTCCCGCGCCACCATCACGTCCATCAGCTCCAAGTGATTTGAGCTCATAGGATCTGCCGTTATCAAGGACGCGGTACTGAATCGGGTTTCCCCATGCGTCGTTGTTATCCGTAGTCTCGGCCGCTTTAAGATCGGCTGGCAGGGAGTTGTTCTTCATCTGGAATATGAAGATCGGCCCCTTTAAACTGGTTAGTATGGTCTTGGAGAGCCCGGCCTTAGCCTGTTGTCCAGTAGAGAAGATGCTTTTAAAGAGAAATCCCATCACGACCGAGAGGATTACCAATACAATGATGATCTCTATTAAGGTTAAGCCGCGCTCGAATCTAGATCGATCTTTACGCTGCTCTGCCTTGTTGGAGGGTGATAGTGATTTATTCATAATATAGATCTTTCCCATGATACGGAGGGTAGCGCAACTGATAAAACCCTGCTTTATGGGTAGCCCATTAACTCGGCCCAACCATCTGCATTAACTTGGTCATCGGCAGTAGAATAGCTATTACTATAGAGAATACGACCCCACCGAGAACTATGATCATAACCGGTTCAATTAGGGAGGTTAATCCTGAGATGGCTGAGTTTACCTCACCTGAGAAGGTTTTACTGGCCTTACTAAGCATGCTCTCTAATTTGCCGCTCTGCTCTCCGATCGCCACCATTTGCGAGAGTAGGCTAGGAAAGTAGCCGCTCTTTGAGAGCTCCTTGGCTAGGCTACGCCCCTCGCGCACCCCGTCGCGAGCATCCTCCAAAGCGCGTCGCATATGGACGTTCCCGACGATGTTCTTAACGATATCGAGCGCGGTCAGAAGCTCTACACCACCGCTGAGAAGCGTGCCGAGGGTCGAAGCTATCCTAGCCGTAGCGATCTTCTTATACATGCTTGCATAGAGGGGCAGGGTCAGGGCAAGCCGATCTACGGTTGCACGACCCGCATCAGAGCTATAGTAGCGTTTGATAGTGGTGCTGATAGTGAAGATAGCAGCCAGGATCAGCCACCAGTATCCCGTTATAAAGTGCGAGAGCCCCATAACAGCGCGCGTTGGTAAGGGCAGCTCAATTTTCTGCTTAACAAAGATCTCAACGATTCCCGGCACAACAAAGGTCACCAGTCCGATAACCACAAGTGTACAGAAGGCAAACATCAGGGTCGGATAGGTAAGGGCAGAAAATATCTTTCTCCGTAGTTCGATCTGCGCCTCATAGTATTCAGAGAGGTTCTCGAGCACCGTATCGAGCGTTCCAGAGGCCTCGCCCGAGGTCACCATATTAATATAGAGACGGGGAAAAACCTTCTGGTAAGAGCCGAGCGCCTTGGCGAGCGAGGAGCCCTGCTCAACGCGCTCCTTAATGTCAACGATGATGCGCTTTAAGACGGAGGATTCAACCTGGTCTGAGAGCGCAAGCAGCGCCCCTACAAGGGGTAATCCGGCGTTTAACAGGGTGGCGAGCAGACGGGTGGCTAGCGTCAGCTCTTTAAGCGACACACGATCGCCCTTTAGGAATCGTTTAACGTCCTGAGTTTTGTTCTTCGCGGCCTCCAGTCCTTCCTTAATCTCGGTTGGAAAGACGTTCTGTCCACGTAACTTTTGGCGCGCAGTGCGAATGCTATCGGCCTCAAGTGTGCCCTTGACTTTTTTACCTGATGAGTTGAGCGCTACGTATTCAAATACCGGCATGCTGTGAGCCTATTATCGGTGTGTCCATCGCTAGACTACATCATCATGACTTGCTAATAACACCTCTTCTACCGAGGTAACTCCTGCTAGAACCTTCAGTCCACCGTCAGCACGTAGGGTTGCAAAGCCGCGCCTTATAGCGGAATTTTTGATCGTATTCGAATCGGCTCGTTGTAGAATATTTGAGCGAACCTCGTCGTCGATTATCAAGACCTCGTGAATACCTAGTCTACCTGAGTAGCCGCTACCCAGACAGTGTGGACAGCTATCACTACCGGGTCGAAAAGCTTGACGGACCTTGATTGCGGCAGGATTTAGAGAGAGCTCGCGCAATTCAGCATCCGAGATCTCATAAGGAACCCGACAATGCTTGCACAGTCTGCGCACTAGACGTTGTGCGACCACGGCAAGTAAGCTGGATGAAACTAGGAATGGCTCGACCCCCATATCAAGCAGCCGAGATATGGCGCCTGCCGAATCGTTTGTATGTAACGTCGAGAGTACAAGGTGGCCTGTTAGAGAGGCTTGAATGGCGATCTCTGCTGTTTCAGTATCTCGAATCTCACCCACCATCACCACATCCGGATCCTGACGGAGGATCGCACGTAAACCGTTGGCGAATGTAAAGTTGATCTTTGGGCTGACCTGCATCTGACCAATGCCGTCGAGTTGATACTCGATCGGGTCCTCTACGGTCAAAATATTGAGGTCCGGTTTATTGATGCTAGTCAGGCAGGAGTAGAGCGTAGTGGTCTTTCCCGAACCGGTTGGTCCGGTAACTAAGACGATACCATTTGGCTTGTTGAGGAGTCGCTTGAGCTTCTCAAGGTTAAGTTTCTCGATTCCGAGTTGTTCTAGATCGAGTACAGAGCCGGTCTTGTCGAGAAGACGCAGCACTATCCGCTCTCCGAACTGTGTCGGAACGGTCGATACTCGGATATCAACCTCCTTGCCGGCGATCTTAAGACCGATACGACCGTCCTGCGGTAGACGCTTTTCTGCGATATTGAGCCCCGCCATAACCTTAATGCGCGAGATAATCGCGGGCTGAAAGGTCTTCTCTTCAGTTGCAACATCGTAGAGCACACCATCAACCCTAAAGCGCACCTTGAGTTTCTCTTCAAAGGACTCGATATGTACGTCCGAAGCACGCTCAGAGCTGGCTTTGAAGATAATCGCGTTAACGTAACGGATAATCGGCGCATCATCATCGCCTGAATCGGTTACATCTATTTTAAGTTGATTGGTGAGATCATCCGGATCATCCTTATTGTTGGAATTTGAAAGGTTGCTAGAGCGATCGCTCATCAGGCTAGTGCGAATCGAGTTAATCGCCTTGGTAATCTCTTCAGGTGAGGAGACGATCACCTGAATTGGCCGCTCATAGCAGATCCTAAGCTGCTCAATGGCCTCTACGTTCAAGGGATCTGCGGTGGCTACGAGTACGGATTTTTCATTACCCCCAATCGGCACAGTAAGAAATTGACGTCCCCACGAGCCTGCAATTCTGTCGAAGTCGCCACGCGCTGGATCACGGGGCGGAGCGGGCTCCGGCAACCGTTCGGTGTATTGCAGGCCGAGCAGTTGCGCCATGACCCGACCTTGCGAGCCGATGATGCTACTGCCTGGGATCGTAGCTCCTGTGGCAGGTGGTGGAGTTGAGCTCATCGTGTAGCGCCTTGTAACCAGGGACCCTTACCTAGATTCATTGTCTCGTATGGGGATAGGGTATGCCAGCTCTTTGGTATGGCAGCTGCTCCGGCACGGTAACTAGGAAAGGAGCTAAAGACCTTTTTAACCGTGACTGGGATCCTTTCTCCGTCCCAGAGATATAAGTAGCTCTGACCGGGCTTAAAGAAAGTGGCGGCGGCTTGGGAGCTCTCAGCAGGCAGCATAATACCAGCCACCCTTGAGAGCGTGCCATTAAGGAACGGCAACTCCTTGATAAAGTCCTCCTTGCGAGTTAGCTCAATCGTAACGTAGGTGCCGGCTACTTGGGGTTGTATGGCTGCTTGAACTGCACTGCTCTTAATAGACGCCAGAGGTTCGTTAGAGGTGCCGACAGCATTAAGGTCAAGCACTGAGTCCTCCTGCTTTGAATTAGGTAACTCAAGTTTGAGGGTACCGCCCCGCGAGCCATCCAATACTATCGTAGGAGCTGATTGCACACGCTCAGGGTTGCTTTTCGCGGTCTTTTGAGCCCGTGCGGGCGCTAGAACGGTACCGGGCTTTGGTCCCTCGTAGGGCAGCGTCTCTGCGACCTGATCGATGCGGTCATTCTTCAGCACGTTTAGCCTTCGGGGTGCTACGTCATAGGTGGCTATTACATCCTCCATACGATCGCGACTCTCAAGGGTCGCATCGCGTGCATCGTACTGATCCTTAATGATCCGTGGAGTCAGGAAGATCAGGAGGTTCTTCTGCAGACGGGCCTGTGAGTTGGCCTTAAAGGCGTGACCGATGATCGGGATATCCTTAAAGTAGGGGACGCCATCATCACTTTCAGAGACGTCATCTGAGATCAGCCCCCCGGTAACGATCATCTGACCATCCTTTGCGATGATGGTTGTTTCGCTCTGACGTTTGGTGGTCGTTGGTCCAAGGGCTGAGTTAAGCGTTGAAGGCACAACCGCCGACACCTCTGTGAATACGTTTAACGTTACGTAGTCACGCGAGCTAATCTGAGGGGTGATGCGTAGAGTAATACCAACGTCCTGTCGATTGACCTGGTTAAAGGTGTTATTCAGGTTGGTTTGATTGGTCGAGGTGCTCGCCAAAAACGGCACGTTTTGGCCGACTACTATCTGCGCCTCTTCGTTGTCAGTAGCGAGGATGGTTGGGGCACTCAGCACGTTTACGTTATTGCTATTCTGTGCTGCTGAGATCAGCAGGGACTGGGTCGGGATGGTGATACCGCCCGGTAGGGTAAGCGATCCAGCGCTCGCCGCTGCCAGGGTAAAGCCTTGCAGGTTCTGAGGGTTCGAAAAGAGTGTGCTTAAACTACCCGAAGCTGGCGCAAAATCACTGCGAGCGAGCACACCACCATCGGCACCACCACCTGAGGCAAGAAAACCGGCACTGGCTCGCATGAAGTTATCGATTGAGACCTCAAGCAAGGTTGCCTCTACCAGCGCCTGTCGACGCTTCACATCGATCTGGGAAAGGAGTCCACGAATCTTTTCGTAGTCAGGCTTGCTAGCAGCGACGATCAGGGAGTTCGTTGCAGGGTCTGCTGTGATCGATATGTTCTCGCCGAGTTGCGCTGTGACGGGAGCGCCGGAACCTCCGGAACCCTTAGCAGAACGCTTCGATTTGCTAGTACCTGACCCAGAGACCCCACCCTGATTTCCTGGGCTAGAGGTGTTACCGTTTGTGCCACTGCCACCTAACCCTGTGCCAGAGGACTTCGAGCTGCCCCCAGCCAGTGGTGAGGCGCCGCCGCCCCCTCCAACCAAACCGGAGAGCACCTGAGCTAGCTCCTCTGCGTTAGCGTGTTGGCAACGGTAGACATAGAACTTATTTCCAGAGAGATCGATCTTACTATCGAGCTGCGAGATCAGGGCGCGGATGCGGGCCGTTGTATCGTCGTCTGCAACTACTATGATTGCATTTGTTCTCTGGTCTGGAATAATCTTAGGCTCAAGGCCACGAGCTGAAACTGTCTTTCCACCGGCTCGTATGGGCAATGCGCCAGCGTTGGCCTGAGCTGGGTCTCCGATACTGGCTCGAACTTGGTCCGCGCCGCTACTGGCCTTCTTAGCACCATCGCCCATAATATCGGCTAGCTTCTGCGCGATATCCTCCACGTCGGCGTGTTTTACCGGTATAATAGTCATCTCGCGGTTAGAGAACGGCACATCGAGCTCATTAACGATATTAACGAGGCGCTGAATATTATCCTCTGAATCTATGACGATTAGAGAATTAGTGCCGGTATAGGCATTAACTAGTCCATCGGCGGAGACAAGCTGAGCTAGGATCTGCTGAATGTCCTGCGCGTTAACGTACTTCAAACTAAGCAGTCGTGTAACAACAGCAGATGAAGGGGTATCGGTTCGGCTCTCTGTTAGGGTCGGGATGGTCGATTGGCGCGCCTCCTTGGATGGTACGATCTTCCAGAGATTTTCGCCGATAGGAACTGAGGTAAATCCCTTTAGAGCGAGGACGGAATCTAGGATGCGGAGCGCCTCGTCTGAGGAGACCTTCCCGGGTAGGTAGATCGACACCTTGCCGCGCACCTTCTCATCTAAAATATAGTTGCGTTTTGTCTTGCGGGAAAAGATCCGAACGATAGCGGCGATGTCGGCGTTCTTGACGTTAATCTCAGTGTTCGAGTCCTTGCCGTACTCCTGCTCGTTAGCCTTGTCCCCCTGTGGCTGTCCAGGTTGAGCTGGGCGTGCTTGCGCATATGCTAATGGTGTGCACGCACCAAGGTATAGGCTTAAAATAGCGATGGGTAGGAGGGTCTGGCGCGCGTTCATCTGTTACCTTATCGTATACTTAAACTCTCGGTCCTGCTTATCTCGCTCAAGAACTAAGTTGATTGAGCGCTCCTGTTTTAACTGCTCAAAAAGTTTTAGAGCTTGTGATATATCCCCCAGCCCCGTTCCGTTGAGAGATTTCAGAATATCTCCGTTCTTCAGGCCGATCTTCTCGTAGAGGCTCCCTGTTTTGATTGCAAAGAGACGGAGTCCGATTGAGCGACCATCCTTGAAGTACGGAACTGCGCGCGCCTGAGTCAGCAGCATCGGCAGGTTCTCAAGGCCCTTATCGAGCTCGGCCTCTTCAATCACAAAGTCATCACCATCTGCTAGCACACCCGAACCAGACGGAGATGCGCTACCACCGAAGTCATCAAGTTTTAGTACCTCAATCTTTCCTGCGCGCTCCACCTCAACGCGGTCCTGAAAGATCTTCTTAAGGGTCGCCTGTCCAAATACGGATTGATTTAGCACGAACATATCCTGGTCCTGCTTCTTCTTATCTTCAATAATGGCATACGGCTCCTGTCCGCTTGCGAGAAAGGTGCCGACCAGGGTTAGTGAAAGAGGAGAGCTAGGGGTAGGTGCTTGCGATGGTTGAGAGGTAGAGCGAATTCCGAGTGGGCCAAAGGAAGTAAACTTAGATACGATCTCCCAATCCTTAGGGCTTTCAATAGAGGGCTTATCAGGATTCTGCATAGCGCTCCTGATAGTTTGGATCTTATTTGCGAGCTCCCCCTCGATCGCCTTGCGATTCATCGTGCTTTGAGCGAGGACGAAAATGGTAGCGAGTATAGCAGACGCAATGCAGCCGCCAGATGTAAGGCGCACCATCCGAACGAGCAGAGCGATATTCTGCCGGCGCATAAGGCGTGCTACGACTGTGTTGTAGTCGAGTCCCTTAAACGATTGTAGCGACAAGGAGAGGTTCACAGTTTACGCCCTAGAGTTTTAAAACCTTCATATGGTTAGTTACCACCCAAGCCTCCAAACAAACAGAGAGCAAGGGACGGGGCTTCGGTAGGGCCTGCGGCCAAAATCCTCCTAGCCCATCCACGATAAGATGAGGTAACGATGTTCTAAGTTGTTGATATTTGCAGGTAGGGAGCAAAAACCCAGTCATCCAGCCCGAATCTATGGGGTAGGGGCAAATTATGCCGGCTGCTACCTAACCTTCGTGAGTAAGATGCGCTTGGGGTTGTCGAGGGTTGTTAGGATTAGGGGCTCTGTGCTCCTGATCTGAAGTACGCCGGTGCTGGTGATAAGGAGGTCGTTCTCCTCAAAACAGTTAAAGGCCGGTTGGGTTGCCCGAACAAGGAGCCCCGCAACCTCTACTATCCCTGCTGTTGGATGGAGGGTTTCGGCCACATGGCCAAGTGAGAAGATCTCTGGAAAGCGACTAAGCTCAAGCATGGCGAAGGGGACTTCCTCAGTATGGCAAGCCACGCTCTTAATGGTGATAAGCTCTGGGTTTATCTCCTCCTGCGTAGCCTGAGGCGGGGCTAGACCCAAGGGGGAATCAGAGAGGGAATCAGCGAGCGCCTGACTGTTTTCGGGCTCCATCTCAAGCGGCACTATATCTGGTAACGGCTTAAGGGGGATATTCTCCAAGGTTGGTAAGAGCTCGCCAGCATTCATACGCGCGCCCCAGCGCTCCTGAAAGAGCTTCTTGCGTGCGGTAACGGCGGCGCTATTTCCACGCTTTTCGTAGAAAGCGATGATAAACTGATCGTAACTAATCAGATCATTCAGCGCCGGAGTGCGCTCACTCGCTGCTATTACTGCGTAGGGGGTTCCGGGAAACTCACTAATTAGCTCATCAAAGAGCGCCAGCGCGCGCTCAAGTGGTTGACGATCTCGGCCGGTACCCTGAGCTGAGACGAGATGACTCCGTGCCGCTTGTAACTTAACGTAGGGGGCATCTGCGCTTCCGGGATAGTCCTTCAGAAAATCCTCGTAGTTTTTACCAGCCTTATCGAACTCACGGTTATAGTAGTAGGCATCGGCGGCCTTAATAGCAGCAAATGAGCCGTAGGCCCCGAGTGGATAGCGATCCTTAAGTGAGTTAAGGGAGTCCTGCGCTATGGAGTACATACCTGACTGATACAGCCGTTTCGAGAGTCGAATAAGTTCCGGTTCAGGAGCCTCGGTTGAGAGCGCCGCGCCAGCAGGTTTCAGCTCCTTTGCTGGTTGTTCCTCCTCTGTTGCTTCGTTATCAGTAGAGGATGAATCGGACCATAGAAAACATCCATTAAGGGCAGCAAGTGCGCAGGCAAGTACTAGATGCTGCATTCTTTGGCTTATTAGGGCAGGGATGGTATGGCGCATTAAGGGTCGTTTTCAGTTTTTAAGTCTGTAATGCTACACTCTAACAAACAAAGCAGGCTAGTGCGAGGGGATCCTATATGAAGCGATGTGACAGTATTATAGAGCTAAGAAGCATCCTGAAACCGCTTAGACGAGCTGGGAAGAGGATCGGATTCGTTCCGACCATGGGGGCATTGCATGCTGGGCACCTCTCGCTTGCCCATACCTTAAAGGAGCACTGCGATCTACGGGTATGCTCGGTGTTCGTAAATCCCACCCAGTTTAATGATCCTAAGGACTACCAGGCATACCTTATCAATATTGATCGGGATGCTGAGCTGCTAGAAAAAGAGGGGGTAGATCTGCTCTTTGCTCCGAGTGTAGCCGAGATCTACGCCGGCGGCTACCAGACGACGGTCTCTGTCAACGAGATATCAAAACCCTTTGAGGGTGCGCTCCGTGCTGGACACTTTACCGGCGTTGCCTCGGTGGTAACTATCCTCTTTAACGCCGTACAGCCTGACGTGGCTATCTTTGGCGAGAAGGATTTCCAACAGCTCAGTTTAATTGAGCGTATGGTAGGGGACCTTAAGATGGATATCGAGATCGTACGGGGAGCACTTGTGCGTGATAGCGATGGCTTGGCGTTAAGCTCCCGTAATGCGCGGCTCTCGCCCGAGGGGCGTCGTCAGGCGCTAGCTATTAGTCGTGGACTCTTTGCAGCGCAGCACAGCTTTAGCGCAGGCGAGCGCTGCGCCAGAACCCTTGAGGGGATCGTAACTAACGAGATTATTAATAGCATGCCTAACCCTGAGATTGATT
This window contains:
- a CDS encoding prepilin-type N-terminal cleavage/methylation domain-containing protein, whose protein sequence is MSYLPEQPIRKRPRSSSQSGLTLLEVILAISILAIMMSLNYRILVGIVQAKTAIDDKREGMFIANSVLTRISRELQLATIDGGLLPACDSAGALSTQPPGGSGAGAAVRQVFKGEQGSAGGAQGGGASLTFLAKEGGQYIPDGGTHSGVVQITYRVEPDPDQKGEKNPTLLLVRDEVPYGKNVQRACANAIHFPITKNLVSLEFQYFDKKTEEWSAEWSEGKTVSPPAIVQFKINLRTPEGNLESYTSAVSIRSEKQTP
- a CDS encoding type II secretion system protein GspG, which encodes MNKSLSPSNKAEQRKDRSRFERGLTLIEIIIVLVILSVVMGFLFKSIFSTGQQAKAGLSKTILTSLKGPIFIFQMKNNSLPADLKAAETTDNNDAWGNPIQYRVLDNGRSYELKSLGADGRDGGAGADADILVTGP
- the gspF gene encoding type II secretion system inner membrane protein GspF; the encoded protein is MPVFEYVALNSSGKKVKGTLEADSIRTARQKLRGQNVFPTEIKEGLEAAKNKTQDVKRFLKGDRVSLKELTLATRLLATLLNAGLPLVGALLALSDQVESSVLKRIIVDIKERVEQGSSLAKALGSYQKVFPRLYINMVTSGEASGTLDTVLENLSEYYEAQIELRRKIFSALTYPTLMFAFCTLVVIGLVTFVVPGIVEIFVKQKIELPLPTRAVMGLSHFITGYWWLILAAIFTISTTIKRYYSSDAGRATVDRLALTLPLYASMYKKIATARIASTLGTLLSGGVELLTALDIVKNIVGNVHMRRALEDARDGVREGRSLAKELSKSGYFPSLLSQMVAIGEQSGKLESMLSKASKTFSGEVNSAISGLTSLIEPVMIIVLGGVVFSIVIAILLPMTKLMQMVGPS
- a CDS encoding type II secretion system protein yields the protein MRRGNHQRGFTFVEIIIALSLLAIAAGLLIGLQSAAVQRTLRDRSAQQAMLAARRIMASIEANADKLQISDQNNEPLSAVLQTLGAPAPSAADDQQELDNLRISLQFVDWDLPLENIENPAMRKVILTISWSDSPQDSFKIDYLMASGPKEDA
- a CDS encoding prepilin-type N-terminal cleavage/methylation domain-containing protein gives rise to the protein MARYTRDRKSQSGFTLAELIMVIVIMGLALGLVSMRLGVIDFWRERSAFRKLTDTIVFLNNQAVMDQSFYRMEFDLEKRAYRIGVLRPDDLISPSASGQNLPPLALELASILSPSINSDSTMIPPPSFPSLAELIQLPGQMYFEDIVTPRGKAIKDEKHDNPFLLFSPRGASEFGVIHLRMSEGQPFTILINPWTGLAEVFPEYKEFQYTLGKKEKN
- the gspE gene encoding type II secretion system ATPase GspE — encoded protein: MSSTPPPATGATIPGSSIIGSQGRVMAQLLGLQYTERLPEPAPPRDPARGDFDRIAGSWGRQFLTVPIGGNEKSVLVATADPLNVEAIEQLRICYERPIQVIVSSPEEITKAINSIRTSLMSDRSSNLSNSNNKDDPDDLTNQLKIDVTDSGDDDAPIIRYVNAIIFKASSERASDVHIESFEEKLKVRFRVDGVLYDVATEEKTFQPAIISRIKVMAGLNIAEKRLPQDGRIGLKIAGKEVDIRVSTVPTQFGERIVLRLLDKTGSVLDLEQLGIEKLNLEKLKRLLNKPNGIVLVTGPTGSGKTTTLYSCLTSINKPDLNILTVEDPIEYQLDGIGQMQVSPKINFTFANGLRAILRQDPDVVMVGEIRDTETAEIAIQASLTGHLVLSTLHTNDSAGAISRLLDMGVEPFLVSSSLLAVVAQRLVRRLCKHCRVPYEISDAELRELSLNPAAIKVRQAFRPGSDSCPHCLGSGYSGRLGIHEVLIIDDEVRSNILQRADSNTIKNSAIRRGFATLRADGGLKVLAGVTSVEEVLLASHDDVV
- the bamD gene encoding outer membrane protein assembly factor BamD — protein: MQHLVLACALAALNGCFLWSDSSSTDNEATEEEQPAKELKPAGAALSTEAPEPELIRLSKRLYQSGMYSIAQDSLNSLKDRYPLGAYGSFAAIKAADAYYYNREFDKAGKNYEDFLKDYPGSADAPYVKLQAARSHLVSAQGTGRDRQPLERALALFDELISEFPGTPYAVIAASERTPALNDLISYDQFIIAFYEKRGNSAAVTARKKLFQERWGARMNAGELLPTLENIPLKPLPDIVPLEMEPENSQALADSLSDSPLGLAPPQATQEEINPELITIKSVACHTEEVPFAMLELSRFPEIFSLGHVAETLHPTAGIVEVAGLLVRATQPAFNCFEENDLLITSTGVLQIRSTEPLILTTLDNPKRILLTKVR
- the gspD gene encoding type II secretion system secretin GspD, whose amino-acid sequence is MNARQTLLPIAILSLYLGACTPLAYAQARPAQPGQPQGDKANEQEYGKDSNTEINVKNADIAAIVRIFSRKTKRNYILDEKVRGKVSIYLPGKVSSDEALRILDSVLALKGFTSVPIGENLWKIVPSKEARQSTIPTLTESRTDTPSSAVVTRLLSLKYVNAQDIQQILAQLVSADGLVNAYTGTNSLIVIDSEDNIQRLVNIVNELDVPFSNREMTIIPVKHADVEDIAQKLADIMGDGAKKASSGADQVRASIGDPAQANAGALPIRAGGKTVSARGLEPKIIPDQRTNAIIVVADDDTTARIRALISQLDSKIDLSGNKFYVYRCQHANAEELAQVLSGLVGGGGGASPLAGGSSKSSGTGLGGSGTNGNTSSPGNQGGVSGSGTSKSKRSAKGSGGSGAPVTAQLGENISITADPATNSLIVAASKPDYEKIRGLLSQIDVKRRQALVEATLLEVSIDNFMRASAGFLASGGGADGGVLARSDFAPASGSLSTLFSNPQNLQGFTLAAASAGSLTLPGGITIPTQSLLISAAQNSNNVNVLSAPTILATDNEEAQIVVGQNVPFLASTSTNQTNLNNTFNQVNRQDVGITLRITPQISSRDYVTLNVFTEVSAVVPSTLNSALGPTTTKRQSETTIIAKDGQMIVTGGLISDDVSESDDGVPYFKDIPIIGHAFKANSQARLQKNLLIFLTPRIIKDQYDARDATLESRDRMEDVIATYDVAPRRLNVLKNDRIDQVAETLPYEGPKPGTVLAPARAQKTAKSNPERVQSAPTIVLDGSRGGTLKLELPNSKQEDSVLDLNAVGTSNEPLASIKSSAVQAAIQPQVAGTYVTIELTRKEDFIKELPFLNGTLSRVAGIMLPAESSQAAATFFKPGQSYLYLWDGERIPVTVKKVFSSFPSYRAGAAAIPKSWHTLSPYETMNLGKGPWLQGATR
- the panC gene encoding pantoate--beta-alanine ligase; translated protein: MKRCDSIIELRSILKPLRRAGKRIGFVPTMGALHAGHLSLAHTLKEHCDLRVCSVFVNPTQFNDPKDYQAYLINIDRDAELLEKEGVDLLFAPSVAEIYAGGYQTTVSVNEISKPFEGALRAGHFTGVASVVTILFNAVQPDVAIFGEKDFQQLSLIERMVGDLKMDIEIVRGALVRDSDGLALSSRNARLSPEGRRQALAISRGLFAAQHSFSAGERCARTLEGIVTNEIINSMPNPEIDYVSLVNELSLEPLETVNGRCRILVVARVEGVRLLDNAPFHMG